A window of the Parabacteroides merdae ATCC 43184 genome harbors these coding sequences:
- the pgl gene encoding 6-phosphogluconolactonase, whose amino-acid sequence MIIENFKDDKEALRAMTGELVRYMDRKDDGLPFNLALSGGGTAQKMFALWVDEYKDKIDWDAIRFFWVDERCVPPTDPDSNYGHANELLFKPLHIPVGHVHRIHGEVEPGTEAMRYSRVVKEYLPRHGQLPYFDCIILGIGGDAHTASIFPDTLPLLTDSRNYAVSQHPESHQFRITMTGPLILNDSPLLVPVLGTGKKEMLEELKKGYSATHPTPAAYILTHAVEAFVYTTL is encoded by the coding sequence ATGATCATAGAGAATTTTAAAGATGATAAAGAGGCCCTCCGGGCAATGACCGGAGAGCTTGTCCGGTATATGGACCGGAAAGATGACGGCCTGCCTTTCAACCTCGCTTTGTCGGGAGGAGGGACGGCACAGAAGATGTTCGCTCTTTGGGTGGATGAATATAAGGATAAGATCGACTGGGATGCGATCCGTTTCTTTTGGGTCGATGAACGATGTGTTCCGCCAACTGACCCGGACAGTAATTATGGACATGCAAACGAGCTTTTGTTCAAGCCGCTGCATATACCCGTCGGTCATGTGCACCGCATTCATGGAGAAGTGGAACCTGGTACGGAAGCGATGCGTTATTCGCGTGTCGTGAAAGAGTATCTGCCCCGGCACGGGCAATTGCCCTATTTTGATTGCATCATCTTGGGTATCGGAGGTGATGCGCATACTGCGTCCATTTTTCCGGATACCTTGCCGCTGTTGACGGACAGCCGTAATTACGCCGTTTCCCAACATCCCGAATCCCATCAGTTCCGTATCACGATGACCGGCCCGCTGATCCTGAACGATTCGCCGTTGCTGGTCCCGGTCTTGGGGACGGGAAAGAAAGAGATGCTCGAAGAGCTGAAAAAAGGCTATTCGGCAACCCATCCTACGCCTGCCGCCTATATCCTTACTCATGCGGTAGAGGCGTTTGTATACACGACTTTATGA
- a CDS encoding DUF368 domain-containing protein — protein sequence MKRNLKDYGLLVLKGMGMGAADVVPGVSGGTIAFIVGIYEELIDSIKSINGASLKLLFTGKIAAFWKAINANFLLSIIAGIGISIFSLAKIITWLLTDHPILVWSFFFGLVLASTWFVSKDIKKWDWKTILSYIIGIVIAFYITVATPAETPSNLFFIFLCGAIAICAMILPGISGSFILVLLGKYFYIMEAVKTFNIPVMLVFICGAAIGITSFSRVLSFALRRFHDITISVLAGFMLGSLNKVWPWKETIETYTDSHGIVKPLVEANIMPNQLVWEAVGLMVLGYAIVYFLEKLSMKTSK from the coding sequence ATGAAAAGAAATCTAAAAGACTACGGCCTCTTAGTTCTAAAAGGCATGGGTATGGGTGCGGCAGACGTCGTGCCTGGCGTATCAGGCGGGACCATCGCCTTCATTGTCGGAATCTATGAAGAGTTGATCGACTCGATCAAAAGCATTAACGGAGCCAGTCTCAAACTGCTTTTTACCGGAAAAATCGCGGCATTCTGGAAAGCAATCAATGCCAACTTCCTGCTATCCATCATTGCAGGGATCGGGATCAGTATCTTCTCATTGGCAAAAATCATTACCTGGCTGTTGACAGACCACCCTATTCTGGTCTGGTCCTTCTTCTTCGGATTGGTACTTGCTTCCACCTGGTTCGTTTCCAAAGATATCAAGAAATGGGATTGGAAAACGATCCTGAGTTATATCATCGGGATCGTTATTGCATTCTACATAACGGTTGCGACACCAGCCGAGACACCTTCCAACCTGTTCTTTATCTTCCTTTGCGGAGCGATAGCCATCTGTGCCATGATCCTGCCGGGTATATCGGGTAGTTTCATTTTAGTGCTGTTAGGCAAATATTTTTATATCATGGAGGCGGTAAAGACATTCAATATTCCCGTAATGTTAGTGTTTATCTGCGGTGCGGCAATCGGTATCACCAGTTTCTCCCGTGTGCTTTCGTTCGCTCTCCGCCGGTTCCACGACATTACGATCTCCGTATTGGCCGGTTTTATGCTCGGTTCGCTAAACAAGGTTTGGCCCTGGAAGGAAACGATCGAGACTTATACGGACAGCCACGGCATTGTAAAGCCTTTAGTCGAAGCCAACATCATGCCGAATCAACTTGTTTGGGAAGCTGTCGGCCTGATGGTTTTAGGCTACGCCATCGTTTACTTCTTGGAAAAGCTCTCGATGAAAACATCGAAATAA
- a CDS encoding tetratricopeptide repeat protein: MKKKDISRLLQRYLTGHQEGKDAYFDADEIDELLDSFEESDDYTYYDEVLALGLRLHPGNPDLQIRQCKSYVYNEDYDSALALIESIAETDNQDLDMLRLECYVMQDSYDKVIGHVEKLIANKCEYLETLFEYIAPILGDVEMTKEAHDFINRGLMLFPDNLILKDELCYNLEIEGDIKRAIEVCNELIDKNPYSNDYWFTLGRLYSISGDYEKAIEAFDFALTCDDSNEELKILKAYCLYMNENYEKAIEVYNDIATTDDIHIRITPLLAECYIKLENYEKAYVLLKELLRQNRQLKDSSIYINYIRCCVETGRDKEASDALMQASRLFPKNIRILSLLALTYLENGDEHKAMEATERLFTALDQVEDKQQEDFESLYRAGQYLFMKGDIDKALQYYKKVLEGSPEMPYMHLHMAMAYLAKGDMKHFGEHYRQTSPEELLDYLKNAGLSYEGIIERIGSKHIPPEDLVKEFLKNKDNNN; the protein is encoded by the coding sequence ATGAAGAAAAAAGATATTTCACGCCTGTTACAACGTTATCTGACCGGCCACCAGGAAGGTAAGGACGCCTATTTTGATGCCGATGAAATCGATGAACTGTTGGACAGTTTTGAAGAATCTGATGATTATACTTACTATGATGAAGTCCTGGCTCTAGGGCTACGGCTTCATCCCGGTAATCCCGATTTGCAGATCAGGCAATGCAAGTCGTATGTCTACAACGAGGACTATGACAGTGCGCTCGCTCTGATCGAATCAATAGCTGAAACCGACAATCAAGATCTCGACATGCTGCGTCTCGAATGTTACGTCATGCAAGATTCGTATGACAAAGTAATCGGACATGTAGAAAAACTCATCGCCAACAAATGCGAGTATTTAGAAACGCTATTCGAATATATCGCACCAATCTTAGGGGATGTGGAAATGACTAAGGAAGCACACGATTTCATCAATCGCGGACTTATGCTTTTCCCGGACAACCTGATCCTGAAAGACGAGCTTTGCTATAATTTAGAAATAGAGGGCGATATAAAAAGAGCGATCGAGGTCTGTAACGAACTGATCGACAAGAACCCCTACTCCAACGACTACTGGTTCACTTTGGGTCGCCTCTATTCCATCAGCGGAGACTATGAGAAAGCGATCGAAGCATTCGACTTTGCCCTCACATGCGACGATTCGAACGAAGAGTTGAAGATTCTGAAGGCCTATTGCCTGTACATGAACGAAAATTACGAGAAGGCAATCGAGGTATATAATGATATTGCAACGACCGACGATATCCACATTCGCATCACTCCCCTGCTTGCCGAATGCTACATTAAGCTGGAGAACTACGAAAAGGCTTATGTTTTGCTGAAAGAGCTACTAAGACAGAACCGTCAGCTGAAAGATTCAAGCATTTATATCAATTATATCCGATGTTGTGTCGAAACAGGACGTGACAAAGAAGCCTCTGATGCCCTGATGCAAGCGTCCAGGCTATTCCCGAAGAATATCCGCATCCTTTCCTTACTGGCCCTTACATATCTGGAAAACGGAGACGAACACAAGGCTATGGAAGCAACTGAACGCCTTTTCACCGCCCTCGACCAAGTGGAAGACAAGCAGCAAGAAGACTTCGAGAGCTTATACCGTGCCGGCCAATATTTGTTTATGAAAGGAGATATTGACAAAGCCTTACAATACTATAAGAAAGTGTTGGAAGGCAGTCCGGAAATGCCTTATATGCATCTTCATATGGCAATGGCATATCTGGCAAAAGGAGATATGAAACATTTCGGTGAGCACTACAGGCAGACATCTCCCGAAGAATTGCTCGATTATCTAAAAAATGCCGGGCTCAGTTATGAAGGGATAATCGAGCGTATCGGCAGCAAACATATTCCACCGGAAGACCTGGTGAAAGAATTCCTCAAGAATAAGGATAATAATAATTAA
- a CDS encoding glutamine--tRNA ligase/YqeY domain fusion protein: MSDIKTNEEEGKKSLNFIEAMVEKDLAEGKNKGRVQTRFPPEPNGYLHIGHAKAICLDFGIAQKYGGVCNLRFDDTNPVKEDLEYVDAIKEDIEWLGYHWNNIYYASDYFQQLWDFAIQLIKEGKAYIDEQTSEQIASQKGTPTQPGTNSPYRDRPIEENLELFHKMNSGELEEGSMVLRAKIDMANPNMHFRDPIIYRIVKTPHHRTGDKWKAYPMYDFAHGQSDFFEGVTHSLCTLEFVVHRPLYDLFIDWLKEGKDLNDNRPRQTEFNKLNLSYTLMSKRNLLILVKEGLVHDWDDPRMPTICGFRRRGYSPEAIHKFIDKIGYTTYDALNEFALLESAVREDLNTRATRVSAVLNPVKLIITNYPEGQVEEMEAINNPEDLSAGSHTIEFSRELWIEREDFMEDAPKKFFRMTPGQEVRLKNAYIVKCTGCKKDENGEITEIYCEYDPNTKSGMPDSNRKVKGTLHWLSCAHCLPAEVRLYDRLWKVENPRDEMAAIREAKNCSPLEAMKEIINPDSLKVLTNCYVEKFLADSKPLDYLQFQRIGYFNVDKDSTVDKLVFNRTVSLKDTWSKVKDK, translated from the coding sequence ATGAGCGATATCAAAACAAACGAAGAAGAAGGTAAAAAGAGCTTGAACTTCATTGAAGCAATGGTGGAAAAAGATTTGGCGGAAGGCAAAAACAAGGGACGTGTGCAAACACGCTTCCCGCCCGAACCAAACGGATACCTGCATATCGGACATGCCAAAGCCATCTGTCTGGATTTCGGCATTGCACAAAAATATGGAGGTGTTTGCAACCTACGCTTCGACGATACCAATCCGGTAAAAGAAGATCTGGAATATGTGGACGCCATCAAAGAAGACATCGAATGGTTGGGTTACCACTGGAATAACATATATTACGCATCCGACTACTTCCAGCAACTCTGGGACTTCGCTATCCAGTTGATCAAGGAGGGAAAAGCATACATCGACGAGCAGACTTCCGAACAGATCGCCTCCCAGAAGGGGACACCGACACAACCGGGAACAAACAGTCCCTACCGTGACCGCCCGATCGAAGAGAACCTGGAGCTGTTCCACAAGATGAACAGCGGCGAGTTGGAAGAAGGTTCGATGGTATTGCGTGCCAAGATCGACATGGCAAATCCAAACATGCACTTCCGCGACCCGATCATCTACCGTATCGTCAAGACTCCGCACCACCGTACGGGCGACAAGTGGAAAGCATACCCGATGTACGACTTTGCACACGGACAGAGCGACTTCTTCGAAGGTGTCACTCACTCGTTGTGTACACTTGAATTTGTCGTGCATCGTCCGTTGTACGATCTGTTCATCGACTGGTTGAAAGAGGGCAAGGATCTGAACGACAACCGTCCGCGTCAGACGGAGTTCAATAAACTGAACCTAAGTTACACGCTGATGAGCAAACGCAACCTGCTGATCCTTGTAAAAGAAGGCTTGGTACACGACTGGGACGATCCCCGTATGCCGACAATCTGCGGTTTCCGCCGTCGCGGTTATTCACCGGAAGCAATTCATAAGTTCATCGACAAGATCGGCTATACCACTTATGATGCACTGAATGAATTTGCGCTACTGGAAAGTGCCGTCCGCGAAGACCTCAATACTCGTGCAACCCGTGTATCGGCCGTGTTGAACCCGGTTAAACTCATTATCACCAATTATCCGGAAGGGCAAGTGGAAGAGATGGAGGCGATCAACAATCCGGAAGATCTGTCGGCAGGTAGCCATACGATCGAATTCAGCCGCGAGCTGTGGATCGAACGGGAAGACTTTATGGAAGATGCTCCGAAGAAATTTTTCCGTATGACTCCCGGCCAGGAAGTTCGCTTGAAAAACGCTTATATCGTAAAATGTACAGGCTGCAAGAAAGACGAGAACGGCGAGATTACGGAAATCTATTGCGAATACGACCCGAACACCAAGAGCGGAATGCCGGACAGCAACCGGAAAGTAAAAGGTACGCTCCATTGGTTGAGTTGTGCACACTGTCTGCCGGCAGAAGTCCGTCTATACGACCGCCTGTGGAAAGTGGAAAACCCGCGCGACGAGATGGCGGCTATCCGCGAAGCAAAAAACTGCTCGCCTTTAGAAGCAATGAAAGAGATCATCAACCCGGACTCCTTGAAAGTATTGACAAATTGTTATGTCGAAAAGTTCCTGGCAGACTCCAAACCGCTCGACTACCTACAGTTCCAGCGTATCGGCTATTTCAATGTAGATAAAGATTCTACAGTCGATAAATTAGTCTTCAACCGCACAGTATCCTTGAAAGATACATGGAGCAAGGTAAAAGATAAATAA
- a CDS encoding Nramp family divalent metal transporter, protein MNILDKLKINHRPSAGALDLLKYIGPGLLVTVGFIDPGNWATNLAAGSEFGYALLWVVTFSSIMLIIIQHNVAHLGIVTGLCLSEATNKYMPRVLSRPILISAMLASISTSLAEVLGGAIALRMLFGMPIKVGAVIVTVVCLGMLLTNTYSKIERWIIMFVSIIGLSFLYELALVDVQWEAAIEGWIKPTFPENSMLIIMSVLGAVVMPHNLFLHSEVIQSREWNLEDESVIKKQLKYEFYDTLLSMVIGWAINSAMIILAAATFFKQNIAVDELDQAQQLLVPLVGNNAGIIFAGALLLAGISSTITSGIAGASIFAGLYGEAYNHKDLHSKLGVLLSFIPALLIIFVVGDPFKGLIYSQMLLSIQLPITVFTQVYLTSSKKVMGKFVNSRSTTIILVTLGALVTFLNIALLISLI, encoded by the coding sequence ATGAACATATTAGACAAACTCAAAATCAACCACCGTCCGAGTGCCGGCGCTTTGGACCTGTTAAAGTATATCGGGCCAGGATTACTTGTTACCGTAGGTTTTATCGATCCGGGGAACTGGGCTACCAATCTGGCTGCGGGCTCCGAATTCGGTTATGCCTTGCTCTGGGTTGTCACATTTTCTTCCATCATGCTGATCATCATCCAGCATAATGTCGCCCACTTGGGGATCGTGACTGGACTTTGCCTTTCGGAGGCAACCAACAAATATATGCCACGCGTACTGAGCCGTCCCATCCTGATCTCCGCCATGCTGGCCAGCATTTCGACCTCGCTTGCCGAGGTGTTGGGAGGTGCCATTGCTCTGCGGATGCTATTCGGAATGCCAATCAAAGTAGGCGCAGTCATCGTGACGGTTGTCTGCCTCGGAATGTTACTTACCAATACGTACAGCAAAATAGAACGCTGGATTATCATGTTCGTCTCAATCATCGGACTTTCGTTTCTCTATGAGCTGGCATTAGTAGACGTACAATGGGAAGCAGCCATCGAAGGATGGATAAAACCGACTTTCCCGGAGAACTCCATGCTAATCATCATGAGTGTACTGGGAGCCGTTGTCATGCCCCACAATTTGTTTCTTCACTCGGAAGTCATACAGAGCCGCGAATGGAACCTTGAGGACGAATCGGTGATCAAAAAACAATTGAAATATGAGTTCTACGATACACTGTTATCGATGGTTATCGGCTGGGCGATCAACTCTGCCATGATTATACTGGCAGCAGCAACCTTCTTCAAACAGAATATTGCGGTAGACGAACTGGACCAGGCACAACAGCTATTAGTACCATTGGTCGGAAATAATGCAGGTATCATATTCGCCGGAGCACTCCTGCTGGCAGGTATTTCCTCCACAATCACCTCTGGAATAGCCGGAGCATCCATCTTTGCAGGGTTATATGGTGAAGCTTATAACCACAAAGACCTCCATTCCAAATTAGGAGTCTTGTTGTCGTTCATCCCAGCCCTGCTTATCATATTTGTCGTGGGTGATCCGTTCAAAGGCTTGATCTATTCGCAGATGCTGCTAAGTATACAGTTACCAATCACAGTTTTTACACAAGTTTACCTGACATCCAGTAAAAAAGTGATGGGCAAATTTGTGAATTCACGATCCACAACGATCATTTTAGTCACTTTAGGAGCACTTGTAACCTTCTTAAACATTGCGCTTCTAATAAGCCTGATTTAA
- a CDS encoding sensor histidine kinase encodes MLLKGLYHNFYLRIAVFILLTIAGTYLVLQQEWVWFVPILSVWSFFLRLVLLSDKRNAQKVAFMFDAIDNSDYAFRYATRGRSSNDKLVSESLNRITQILFQAKADAAQKEKYYELIMNCVNTGIIVLDDNGVIYQTNNEALRLLGLAVFTNVRQLARIDENLKTVIQNIQPGDKHQISFTNERGNVHLSIRVSEMTLQDKHVRILAINDINSELDDKEIDSWIRLTRVLTHEIMNSVTPITSLSDTLLSLHQNADDEIRNGLEVISTTGKSLISFVESYRKFTHIPTPEPTLFYVQKFAERMVKLARHHTNFPNITINVSVEPSDLIVYADENLISQVVLNLLKNAMQAIGCEQADGLIEVKAYCNEEEAVLIEVSNNGPVIPQEEAEHIFVPFFTTKEGGSGIGLSISRQIMRLSGGSIALKSAPAAKRTTFVLTFP; translated from the coding sequence ATGTTGTTGAAAGGACTTTACCATAATTTCTATCTCCGTATTGCTGTTTTCATACTTCTGACAATAGCCGGTACTTATTTAGTTCTCCAGCAGGAATGGGTGTGGTTTGTCCCGATCTTATCCGTGTGGTCCTTCTTCCTCAGGTTAGTCCTGCTGTCCGACAAGCGAAACGCCCAAAAGGTAGCTTTCATGTTCGATGCGATAGACAACAGTGACTATGCTTTCCGATATGCGACACGTGGACGCTCGTCGAACGACAAACTGGTTAGCGAATCGCTTAACCGCATCACGCAGATTCTTTTCCAGGCCAAAGCGGATGCCGCCCAGAAAGAAAAATATTACGAACTGATTATGAACTGCGTCAATACTGGTATTATAGTGCTCGATGACAACGGTGTGATTTATCAGACGAACAACGAGGCTTTGCGCTTGCTCGGACTAGCCGTCTTTACGAATGTACGCCAGCTTGCTCGTATAGACGAGAACCTGAAAACCGTCATACAAAACATCCAACCTGGCGACAAACATCAGATATCTTTTACCAATGAACGTGGCAACGTTCACCTGTCTATCCGTGTTTCGGAAATGACACTACAGGACAAACATGTACGCATTTTAGCAATTAACGACATTAATAGTGAGCTGGACGATAAGGAAATCGATTCATGGATTCGCCTGACACGCGTCTTAACGCATGAAATCATGAATTCAGTCACTCCTATCACATCTCTAAGCGACACACTTCTCTCTTTGCACCAAAACGCGGATGACGAGATACGCAACGGGTTGGAAGTAATCAGCACAACAGGGAAGAGCCTAATTTCTTTTGTGGAGTCATACCGTAAATTCACGCATATTCCGACGCCGGAGCCCACTCTATTTTATGTCCAGAAATTTGCGGAACGCATGGTAAAGCTGGCTCGACATCATACTAATTTTCCCAACATTACGATCAACGTCAGTGTAGAGCCTTCCGACCTGATCGTCTATGCAGACGAGAATTTGATCTCGCAAGTTGTCTTGAATCTGCTGAAAAACGCCATGCAGGCAATCGGTTGCGAGCAAGCGGATGGTCTAATCGAAGTAAAAGCCTATTGTAACGAAGAAGAAGCCGTCCTGATTGAAGTCAGCAATAACGGGCCTGTTATTCCGCAAGAAGAGGCCGAACACATTTTCGTTCCATTCTTTACCACCAAAGAGGGCGGCAGTGGCATCGGACTATCCATCTCCCGTCAGATCATGCGCCTTTCGGGAGGCAGCATCGCCCTGAAGAGCGCACCGGCCGCCAAACGGACAACATTCGTACTGACATTCCCCTAA
- a CDS encoding sigma-54-dependent transcriptional regulator, with product MTKQGTILVVDDNKGILTAVQMLLGTYFEKVITISTPNKIKATLHDENIDVVLLDMNFSAGINTGNEGLFWLSEIKKEDASIQVVLFTAYADIDLAVRGIKEGAADFVVKPWDNAKLLETLKTAYNIRTANRKGISIATDKLVVSKESGMFWGESNAMQQLRSLIEKVARTDANILVTGENGTGKEMLAREIHLLSNRKKETLVPVDMGAITETLFESELFGHVKGAFTDARADRPGKFEVANKGTLFLDEIGNLSYHLQAKLLTALQRRSIVRVGSNTPIPVNIRLICATNRDLQEMVQKGDFREDLLYRINTIHVEIPPLRERPEDIVPLTEIFLSKYTKIYGKTAMCLSLDAKEKLKAQPWFGNIRELEHTIEKAVIIAERSVLDGNDFDFPRAKKKPVTKEATTLEEMEYNMIKNAMDKYSGNLSLVASQLGISRQTLYNKIKRYEL from the coding sequence ATGACAAAACAAGGCACTATACTGGTAGTTGACGACAACAAAGGAATCCTTACCGCAGTACAGATGCTGTTAGGCACTTACTTCGAGAAGGTGATCACGATCTCTACTCCCAATAAAATAAAAGCCACACTGCATGATGAAAATATTGATGTGGTTTTACTAGATATGAATTTCAGTGCCGGTATCAATACCGGCAACGAAGGGTTGTTCTGGCTTTCGGAAATAAAAAAGGAAGATGCTTCGATACAGGTCGTTCTTTTCACGGCCTATGCGGACATCGACCTTGCCGTACGGGGAATCAAGGAAGGAGCGGCCGATTTCGTGGTCAAGCCCTGGGATAACGCCAAACTGCTGGAAACATTGAAAACGGCCTATAATATCCGGACGGCAAACCGTAAAGGCATTTCGATCGCCACAGACAAACTCGTCGTTTCCAAAGAAAGCGGAATGTTTTGGGGGGAAAGTAACGCCATGCAGCAACTTCGTTCCCTAATTGAAAAAGTAGCCCGGACGGATGCCAACATATTGGTGACTGGGGAAAACGGGACAGGTAAGGAGATGCTTGCCCGCGAGATCCATCTACTTTCCAACCGGAAAAAGGAGACATTGGTCCCAGTCGATATGGGGGCCATCACGGAAACTCTTTTCGAAAGCGAACTGTTTGGACATGTCAAAGGTGCATTTACCGATGCTCGGGCAGACCGTCCGGGGAAATTCGAGGTTGCCAACAAAGGTACACTGTTTCTTGACGAGATAGGAAACCTCTCCTACCATTTGCAAGCCAAATTATTGACTGCTTTGCAACGCCGTAGCATCGTCCGTGTAGGAAGCAATACGCCTATCCCGGTCAATATTCGCCTGATTTGTGCCACCAACCGTGACTTACAGGAAATGGTACAGAAAGGAGATTTTCGCGAGGATCTGCTCTATCGTATCAATACGATTCATGTGGAGATACCGCCACTCAGAGAACGACCGGAAGACATCGTACCCCTTACCGAAATATTCCTTTCCAAATATACCAAGATATATGGAAAAACAGCCATGTGTCTCAGCCTGGATGCCAAAGAGAAGCTGAAAGCGCAACCTTGGTTCGGGAATATCCGGGAACTCGAACACACAATCGAAAAAGCCGTCATCATTGCCGAAAGGAGTGTGTTGGACGGCAACGATTTCGATTTTCCACGGGCGAAAAAAAAGCCGGTGACAAAAGAGGCGACAACCTTGGAAGAGATGGAATATAACATGATTAAAAACGCGATGGACAAGTATAGTGGAAATTTGTCACTTGTTGCAAGCCAGTTAGGTATTTCCCGCCAGACTTTATACAACAAGATTAAACGATACGAACTATAA
- a CDS encoding TolC family protein, translated as MKRIIFTTVLSFALAASIMAQNKIWSLDDCMRYAVENSPKVKQQLYTNNTYKAEHQSAIASFLPSISTQVDAQYRFGRSVDPETNTYVNTSTFNNGYGVYASLPLFRGGQLINQWRLANVNRYMGRNDLQKQKDDLAISIMDAFITVVYYQGLVKMCSEKLEDSQRLLYKTRRQEELGLKGKADVAQIESQVAGDDYNLTHQQNLYNTAMMTLKNAMNYPSDLALDVDTVVPPVQDMLTEESVSAIQDYAMANNPTALQAAFQLKASKMNYLITKGKLLPTLSVEAGISTSYFENLKSENAPVAFKNQFKNNRGEYIYFSFSFPFFDGLSRITNMRRARNNVRIAYEKQTETLRQLQKDVEQAVLDREGYAKETIQMEKKVKADALAYQITLRKFEEGLMSPLDVQTNATILLNSKADLLQRRLLYIMKCRQVDYYKGQPLIGN; from the coding sequence ATGAAAAGAATTATATTTACAACAGTACTTTCTTTTGCTCTGGCAGCCTCGATAATGGCGCAGAATAAAATATGGAGTTTGGACGATTGCATGCGCTATGCAGTGGAGAACAGTCCGAAGGTAAAGCAGCAGCTTTATACCAATAATACATACAAGGCTGAACATCAGTCCGCCATAGCCTCTTTTTTGCCTTCGATAAGTACACAAGTAGACGCTCAGTACCGATTCGGACGCTCTGTAGACCCGGAAACGAATACCTATGTAAACACTTCCACCTTTAATAACGGTTATGGGGTATACGCTTCTTTGCCGCTTTTCAGAGGTGGGCAGTTGATTAACCAATGGCGGTTGGCAAATGTGAATCGCTATATGGGGAGAAATGATTTGCAGAAGCAGAAAGATGATTTGGCAATCAGCATTATGGATGCGTTTATTACGGTTGTCTATTATCAGGGATTGGTGAAAATGTGTTCTGAAAAGTTGGAAGACAGCCAGCGTCTTTTATACAAAACGCGTCGCCAGGAAGAATTGGGTTTGAAAGGGAAGGCAGACGTTGCCCAGATCGAATCGCAGGTAGCTGGTGACGATTACAATCTGACGCATCAGCAGAACCTTTATAATACGGCGATGATGACCTTGAAGAACGCGATGAACTATCCGTCGGATTTGGCACTTGATGTCGATACGGTTGTTCCTCCCGTACAGGATATGTTGACCGAGGAATCTGTCAGTGCCATTCAAGATTATGCTATGGCAAATAATCCGACTGCTTTGCAGGCCGCTTTTCAATTGAAAGCTAGTAAAATGAATTACTTGATAACAAAAGGAAAATTACTTCCGACTCTTTCCGTCGAAGCTGGAATCAGTACCAGTTATTTTGAAAATCTGAAATCGGAAAACGCTCCCGTTGCTTTTAAAAACCAGTTTAAAAATAACCGTGGGGAATATATTTATTTTAGTTTTAGTTTTCCTTTTTTTGACGGCTTGTCTCGGATTACCAATATGCGCCGTGCCCGCAACAATGTCCGGATTGCTTATGAAAAGCAAACCGAAACACTTCGTCAGTTGCAGAAAGATGTAGAGCAAGCCGTTCTCGATCGGGAGGGCTATGCTAAAGAAACGATCCAAATGGAGAAGAAAGTAAAGGCCGATGCTTTGGCTTATCAGATAACCCTGCGTAAATTTGAGGAAGGACTGATGAGTCCACTCGATGTGCAGACAAATGCGACGATTTTGTTGAACTCAAAGGCTGATCTTTTACAGAGGCGTTTGCTGTACATAATGAAGTGCCGTCAGGTTGATTACTATAAAGGACAACCGTTGATTGGGAATTAA